One Panicum virgatum strain AP13 chromosome 3N, P.virgatum_v5, whole genome shotgun sequence DNA segment encodes these proteins:
- the LOC120663679 gene encoding 60S ribosomal protein L3-like isoform X1 has protein sequence MTLLPTPQAPSIPQQLLVDILLPAARSVGLHTWRAKELWCLRQFRSRLARRRRRAARPAPACVQIGPLGASLLSTTGSAPTASTTPNNCSRKCPKGSKVKNGYHHRTEINKKVYKIGKAGQESHDASTEFDRTEKDITPMGGFPHYSIVRGDYLMIKGSCVGPKKRVVTLRQSLLKQTSRVALEQINLKFVDTSSKFRHGRFQTTDEKQKFYGKLKTWSPVCAVEAKHSTRCVQFVFLSFV, from the exons ATGACGCTCCTCCCCACTCCACAAGCACCTTCCATTCCCCAGCAGTTGCTGGTTGATATTCTTCTGCCAGCTGCAAGGTCCGTCGGCCTCCACACCTGGCGGGCGAAGGAGCTGTGGTGTTTGCGCCAGTTCAGATCAAGGCTCGCGCGTCGAAGAAGGCGAGCCGCACGGCCCGCACCAGCCTGCGTGCAAATTGGGCCCCTTGGGGCCTCACTACTGAGCACGACAGGTAGTGCCCCTACAGCCAGTACGACGCCCAACAACTGCTCGAGGAAATGCCCCAAAGGCTCTAAGGTTAAG AATGGATACCACCACCGGACTGAGATTAACAAGAAGGTTTACAAGATAGGCAAGGCTGGACAGGAAAGCCACGATGCCTCTACAGAGTTTGACAG GACTGAGAAGGACATCACTCCCATGGGCGGGTTCCCCCACTACAGTATCGTCAGGGGCGACTACCTGATGATCAAGGGGAGCTGCGTTGGCCCCAAGAAGAGGGTGGTGACACTCCGCCAGTCCCTGCTGAAGCAAACCTCACGGGTGGCTCTGGAGCAGATCAACCTCAAGTTCGTCGATACCTCGTCCAAGTTCAGGCACGGGCGCTTCCAGACCACCGACGAGAAGCAGAAGTTCTACGGCAAGCTCAAGACCTGGTCTCCCGTTTGTGCTGTTGAAGCAAAACATTCTACCAGATGTGTTCAGTTTGTTTTCCTCAGTTTTGTTTGA
- the LOC120663679 gene encoding 60S ribosomal protein L3-like isoform X2 — MTLLPTPQAPSIPQQLLVDILLPAARSVGLHTWRAKELWCLRQFRSRLARRRRRAARPAPACVQIGPLGASLLSTTGSAPTASTTPNNCSRKCPKGSKNGYHHRTEINKKVYKIGKAGQESHDASTEFDRTEKDITPMGGFPHYSIVRGDYLMIKGSCVGPKKRVVTLRQSLLKQTSRVALEQINLKFVDTSSKFRHGRFQTTDEKQKFYGKLKTWSPVCAVEAKHSTRCVQFVFLSFV; from the exons ATGACGCTCCTCCCCACTCCACAAGCACCTTCCATTCCCCAGCAGTTGCTGGTTGATATTCTTCTGCCAGCTGCAAGGTCCGTCGGCCTCCACACCTGGCGGGCGAAGGAGCTGTGGTGTTTGCGCCAGTTCAGATCAAGGCTCGCGCGTCGAAGAAGGCGAGCCGCACGGCCCGCACCAGCCTGCGTGCAAATTGGGCCCCTTGGGGCCTCACTACTGAGCACGACAGGTAGTGCCCCTACAGCCAGTACGACGCCCAACAACTGCTCGAGGAAATGCCCCAAAGGCTCTAAG AATGGATACCACCACCGGACTGAGATTAACAAGAAGGTTTACAAGATAGGCAAGGCTGGACAGGAAAGCCACGATGCCTCTACAGAGTTTGACAG GACTGAGAAGGACATCACTCCCATGGGCGGGTTCCCCCACTACAGTATCGTCAGGGGCGACTACCTGATGATCAAGGGGAGCTGCGTTGGCCCCAAGAAGAGGGTGGTGACACTCCGCCAGTCCCTGCTGAAGCAAACCTCACGGGTGGCTCTGGAGCAGATCAACCTCAAGTTCGTCGATACCTCGTCCAAGTTCAGGCACGGGCGCTTCCAGACCACCGACGAGAAGCAGAAGTTCTACGGCAAGCTCAAGACCTGGTCTCCCGTTTGTGCTGTTGAAGCAAAACATTCTACCAGATGTGTTCAGTTTGTTTTCCTCAGTTTTGTTTGA